From the genome of Anopheles moucheti chromosome 3, idAnoMoucSN_F20_07, whole genome shotgun sequence, one region includes:
- the LOC128304914 gene encoding purine nucleoside phosphorylase-like, with protein sequence MNRTSVNEYGNGEQQTNIIKTPGSKRINGLYNPAQDSAGYGSYEMVQEIATYLLDRTRIRPRCGIICGSGLGCLADQLTDVDSFDYETIPHFPISTVPGHVGRLVFGFLAGVPVLCMQGRFHYYEGYSLAKCSMPVRVMRQVGCTQLIATNAAGAINSNYRVGDIMLIKDHVNLMGFAGNCPLLGPNDERFGPRFLGMAKAYDPTILQVAKEAANQVPGLPSILREGVYCCVGGPNFETVAEGRLLALLGVDAIGMSTVHEIITARHCGMTCFAFSLITNMCTMSYEEEEEHCHETFVDVGRQLEGRICELVTRVVGTMRESNGRKE encoded by the exons ATGAATCGTACAAGTGTTAACGAATATGGCAACGGAGAACAGCAGACTAATATAATCAAAACACCAGGCAGCAAGCGGATCAACGGATTGTACAACCCTGCGCAGGACAGTGCTGG CTACGGTAGCTACGAGATGGTACAGGAAATCGCCACTTATCTGCTGGACCGCACGCGTATCCGTCCCCGGTGTGGTATTATATGCGGCTCGGGGCTGGGATGTTTGGCCGATCAGCTGACCGACGTGGATAGCTTCGACTACGAGACCATTCCACACTTTCCTATCTCAACCGTGCCGGGACACGTGGGACGGCTTGTGTTTGGCTTTCTGGCCGGTGTGCCCGTGCTTTGTATGCAAGGCCGCTTCCATTACTACGAGGGATATTCACTGGCGAAG TGTTCCATGCCGGTGCGGGTAATGCGACAAGTCGGCTGTACACAGCTGATAGCCACCAATGCGGCCGGTGCCATCAACAGCAACTACCGCGTCGGTGACATCATGCTCATCAAGGATCACGTTAATCTGATGGGATTTGCCGGAAACTGCCCCCTGCTCGGACCGAACGATGAACGGTTCGGGCCACGGTTTCTCGGTATGGCAAAAGCGTACGATCCGACCATACTGCAGGTAGCGAAAGAAGCGGCCAACCAAGTGCCCGGGCTGCCGAGCATCCTGCGCGAAGGTGTGTACTGTTGTGTCGGTGGCCCCAACTTCGAAACGGTCGCCGAAGGACGTCTGCTGGCGTTGCTGGGCGTTGATGCGATCGGTATGTCGACCGTGCACGAGATCATCACGGCACGGCACTGCGGCATGACGTGCTTCGCTTTCAGCCTCATCACCAACATGTGCACGATGAGCTacgaagaggaggaagagCACTGCCACGAAACGTTCGTGGACGTTGGCCGCCAACTGGAGGGACGGATCTGTGAGCTGGTGACGCGTGTTGTCGGCACCATGCGGGAGTCTAATGGGCGGAAGGAATAG